GGCGTGTCTTACCCCATTACCGTGGGTAGCAAAATGTACTTTAATTACGGGCATTTTTATCAAAGGCCGTCCTATTCATTTCTCTATAACCAGTCCATTGCCGTGGACTATGCCAATATTCCTTCACCGGGACTTCCTTTTGGAAAAACGGTATCCTATGAATTTGGATATGAACAGCAACTCCTGAAGCAGTACCTCTTTAATATCGTTCTCTATTACAAGGATGTGAAAAATGATCCATTGCCCCGGACCTTTGTGAACTACTGGGAAGATTATGCCATCACCAAATATTATCCGGATGCCTTTTCCGATGTCAGAGGAATCGAACTCCGTTTTGAAAAGAATTACGGAAAATGGTTCACCTTCTGGGCAAATCTGGATTACATGCTGAGAAGCTGGGGACAAAGTGGTGTACGCTATGTCTATGAAAACCAGGTAACCGCCCGTGAGGCAAACCGATCTGCCAATATTTCAACGGTGGAATCTTATCCCAAAGCGGATATAAGTCTTACCTTCCATTCACCGGAAAAATTCGGCTTCCCCATGATGGGGATTTATCCTCTGGGTGGATGGCATTTGAATTTTCGTGGCAACTGGGATGATCGTGGAGAGATTGTCATCAAGCAGGATATGGTTACCGGTGAACAGTATAAGGCGGATGTGGTGGATTACACCAATGTTGACGCCAAACTGACCAAAGATATCTATCTTGGTGGATTGACCTGTGAAATTGGTGTGACGGTTTTTAATCTCCTTAACCAAAAACGCCTCTATATTGGTGGCATGAATACAGCTCAGTATTCCCGCTATCAGGAATCCCTCAAATTCCCCTTTGAAGAGGGCGAAGAACATGGGGATGATAAATGGGGCGAATGGGATAAGGAGCATATCGATACCGGATGGTTCGACGCACCAATATTCCTGAATCCCCGCCGGATAGTTGCCAATATTTCATTCAGTTTTTAAATCATCGGGGGTTATATGAAACACATATTCACAAAGTATCTCAATATTTTCTTTTCCATTCTCCTGGTATCGCTTTTTCTGGCGCCTGACCTAATGGCCCAGAAAAATTTTACCGGACAACCTATGTTTATCAATGTCAATAAGATTAACCTGACAATGAACAAGGTCAATGGAGAAGGACAGTTTACCAACCAGTACAGCTGGATGCTGACAGGTACAGGGCCGGAACAGACAGAGGAATGGTACTATCCTGCTGATACCTGGCATTCCCAGATGCTGTACCAGATTTTTAATCCTGCCTGTCCTGATGATAACGGATTTACAGATGAAACGGGACAGCACAAAATCATTCCCTACAAGTGCGTGAATCAGGGAAAAAATGACTATTCATGGGAAAGAAGACGTTACCGGACACCCTATGTAACTGTTGATGGTATCCGTCAGAATCAGGATTACACCTGGGATGTGGATCCGGATTTAAACGCTGATATCGTCGCTGAATGGGAAGATATCCTGAGAGCCTACGGTATCCGGAGCAGGGTACAGGTCTACGCATTCAGCAATCCAAACCATCAGGATTACATCATCTATAAGGCGACGTATAAATTCACAGGTGAAACCATGCGGCCTATCGAAAATCCTGATTCCTCCGATTTCTTTCCATCCCAATCCATGCGTTTATGGTGGCCCATTTCTTTCAGTTTTGGTCCGAGTAAAGCCGGTGAATATATGGCTCACTCCTATTTTGCCTATGAAGGGGAAGATGATTTGGACAGCTGGTTTGCCGCTCCTGTCACACTTGCTTCCGATGCTCCACGGGACAGTCTGAAAATCGCCTATTACTGGGATGCCAAGACACCCGGCGGAGAGGTTTATAAAAACAAGACTCTTCCGGATACTGTGATTACATTAAGTGCTGATGACACCGGTGATCCGGACCGGCAAACAGGCCATCTTCATTCTCCCCAGATTCCAGGATATGCCCTGCTGTTTTCTTCAAAAAACACCTTTGATCTGACGGCTGATGACGTGTCCCAACCTTATGCCATTCCCCATGCGGATATTGTAAACGACTTTTGGGGCAGAGGTGATCTGGGGATCCGGGATACCTATATTGGAGAGGATAACCGGGGCAGGTTCCCCCTGGATCCTATTACCGAAGGATTTATTGCTGCTTCCGGTAAACAAAAAGGTCCCATGCGTTTTATTACTATCGGCCCCTATGATCTTACACTGGATCATGAACAGAATATTCAGGATTCAATCTGTGCCGTGTATGCAATTGGTGTAGGTTCTCTGTCCTGGGAAGCCGCAGATTCTGTTGGAAGGGCCTGGTTTAACGGGGAAATATCCGATGCAGAAAAAGAAGCGGCGATTCTGACCGGTAAGGATTCACTGGCGGAGGTTATGAACCGGGCATACTGGGCGTATAAAAACGGGTTGAATGTCCCGGATCCGCCGCCACCACCTGATTTGGAAGTGACTAGTGATGCAGACCAGGTGATTGTTGAATGGTCTTATCCCGATGCCGGATATTATCATGATCCGGATACTGGTGTAGATGACTGGTATGCCTGGAGGATTTACCGCAAACGGGGAGAAGCAGCCGTCGGAGCACCTTCTGAATTGGTTTCCAAGGAACGTTGGGAACTGATCTATGAAACCACAGACCGGAATGAAACCCAGTATATCGATACAGATGTTACCCGGGGTGTTTCTTACTATTATGCCGTCACGGCCATGGATGATGGTAGTCAGAACACATTCGGACTCTATCCCGGCCAGAAACTGGAAAGTTCACGGTATGCAAACCGTTCACAGCTACCGGCACGGCCGTTCAAAGCCGGATTGGCGACATCAAAAGAGGTCCGGGTGGTTCCCAATCCCTATACGGTGGATGCAGGCATTCTCAATTTCCCCGGCGGAAGCAATCAGCTGATGTTTGCCAGACTGCCTTACAAATGTACATTGACTGTTTATACTGAAACCGGTGATGAGGTAACACATTTTGACCATATCGGGACCGACCAGGTGATCTGGGATCAGAGGACAAGTACCAATCAGTATATCAGTACGGGTATTTATATTCTTGCCGTCACAGATGCTGAAGATGTGGATGGAAATAAACTGGATGACCAGTTCGTGAAATTTGTGGTTATCCGATAAAAGGACAGGTGATACGATGAAAAAAAGAAATACATGTGATTTATGGTTTACCCTGTTGATCCTGGCCGGATTGCTGTCACCGGCGTCTTTGGCCGGCGTGGAGAAAAAAGCTCAGGTGGGTTTCCGTTTCCTGGAAAATCCAGTCTCTGCAGCTGCTTTGGGTCGAGGTGATAACGGGGTTCTTGGAGTCACCGGAGCGGATGGTGTTTATGCCAACCCTTCGGCCATTGCCTGGATGCCCGGGAAAGCCGATGTGACCCTTTCCAAGACTGTTTGGATTGCCGATATGGGATATAGTTCGGTTAGTGCTGCCCTGAAAGGTCCCCTGAATATGACTGTTGGTGTGGATTATATGTCCATGGATTACGGGGACTTCTACGGTACCCGCAGAGCTGAAAATGATGATGGTTTTGTAGAAACAGGTGTCTTTTCACCCTCAGCCTGGGTGGCAGGAATCACCCTCTCCCAACGGGTCAGTGACCGCTTTTCCTATGGTTTGCGGATCAAATATGCGTATCAGGATTATGGCACAGCCCAAGTGGCGACAGCAGGGAAAAATTTGTCGGATACTGCCCTTGTCATCATCGATCGGGATTATAACCATGGGGCACCGGCGATGGATATCGGTACCACTTACGCATTTGGCTTTTACGGGATTCGTTTTGGTGCCGTAATCCAAAATTTTTCCCAGGAAATCCAGATTGAACGGGAAAAATTTCCCATGCCTTTCAGGGTCTGTTTCAGTGCCGATATGGATTTGATGTCTCTCCTTGCCCCGGATAAAGTGGATGAACATACCCTGCGCCTTGGTGTGGAATCCCTCCATCCCCGGGATTTTAAAGAACGGATCAAGTTTGGAATGGAATACACCCTTCATAAAAGCTTTTTCGTTCGGTCAGGATATCTTATAAATTATGATGAAAGGGGACTCACAGCCGGTATCGGTATCCGAACAACTCTGGGTAAAACCCATTTTGTTTTTGATTACGGCTTTCAGGAATTCGGAAATTTCAAAAATGTCCATGCTTTCAGTGCCGGTTTCGGTTTTTAAAAGTTCCTGATTCTTTTTATGATAAACCGGTTATCTTGCAGAAAGGATGATGATGATTATCCGAAATGTACGTGTGTTTCATGAGGAAAATCCCGTTCATGTCCGGCTGGAATCCGGCATGGTGATGGATGTATATCCAGCGGATCCCGCAGTAAAAGAGGGTATGGATGGTCATGGATATTTTCTGGTTTCAGGCTTTACAGACCTTCATGTCCACGGCGCCGGCGGTGCAGATTTCAGTTGCGGGGAAGCAGAAAAAGTCATTCAGGCAGATGCCATGCTGACCCGTTTGGGGACCACATCATACCTTGCAACCACATTTTACCTCCCGGATGGTCCAAATGATCATCTAAATATCCTTAGGGATCTGTTTCATTCCGGCCGGTGCCCGGGCATGAAAGGAATTCATCTGGAAGGACCTTTTATTGCCCCTGAAAAGCGGGGTGGCATTCTTCCGGATCGTATTGCGCCTTATAAAAGGTCTATCCTTGAAGATATCACCAATACCTGCGGCGATGCCTTGAAAATGATGACAATTGCACCGGAAATTGATGAGACAGAATCCATAATCAGGGACATGAAATCCCGGGATATTATCGCTTCTTTTGGTCATTCCAATGCCAATGCCGAAGAAACACGACAGGCTTTGGAGATGGGTGTCGATCATGTGACCCATATCTGCAATGCCATGCGACCCATTCATCACCGGGAAACGGGCCCTATTCCTGAAATTGTAAATTCCGGCGCTACGGTGCAAATTATTTCCGACGGTGTACATCTGGCTCCCCGAATGGTCCGTTTTCTGGCATCCCTTCTTGGATATTCACGATGTGTATGCATTACGGACGGAATGCTGAGTACCGGTCTTCCAGATGGTGAGTATGTGTATCAGGGGAAAGCCTTCCGTGCTAAAAATGGTGAAGCCCGTTTTATCCACGATGACGGACTTATCGGAACCAACCTGAGTGTCCGGGAGATAGCTGCCCGTTTCATGCATTTTACGGCTTGTTCGCTGGAAGATGCCGTACGGACTGTTACTGAAAATCCCTGTCGTGTTCTGGGTACACACCCTTTTCATGACTGTGTTCAACCCGGATCTGTGGCCGATCTTCTTCTCGTGGATCAGGATTTGAACCTCCACCATGTATGGAAAGATGGTAACCTGGTTGTTTAGTAACTGGCATACATAGTGACATCCTGATTTGTAACATAATCTGTCATATCTATCTTAGTAATAAACAAACGAGGTGATAAAATGGTACACAGTTACCCTGAACTAAATGAACAAGTCCGGAAGCTCATGGAGAAATACGGCAAAGAAAGCCCGAAAGTGATGCAGGCTTTTGTACAATTGCATGAATCAAGCTTTGCCGATGGTGCTCTGAGTGCAAAAATCAAAGAGTTGATTGCCCTGGCTATTGGTATCAGCGTGCGTTGTGACGGATGTATTTCCTATCATGTCCACGATGCTCTGGAAGCCGGTGCCAGCCGTGAAGAAATTGTGGAAACAATCGGTGTGGCCATTCTCATGGGTGGCGGACCGGCTGTCGTGTATGGCTCACAAGCCCTCAAAGCTCTGAATGAATTTGAGGAAAAAGGTCTGAATACCTGATTTAAGTGAATAGCTTCTCATGAAAAGGGGGGTGATCATCCCCCTTTTTTTTTCATGACTTTTTTAAATTGTAAGACTCTTTTTCCCGAGAGAAATGGCCTGTCCGCCTACCCAAATATGAAGGTAAGGCCTATTATGATTTTCTATGCGGACATGAATTTCTGACGGACGGTTCAGAGCATCTCCCTGACGGAATATCATATGAGAGGAATTTATGGATCCGTGTTTTATCAGATATGCACCCAGGGCACCGCTTGCAGTTCCGGTGGCAGATTCTTCCGGAATGCCTGCCGCCGGTGCAAAATTCCGGCAATAAGCCGCATATTGATGATTTGCCGGGGAAAAAACATGATACCCCGTGGCCGATGACTCATGACTTATTTTTTGAATTTTTGCCATATCCGGTTTCAGTTTCATGAGAATGGTCTCATCCTTAACAGGGACCATGATATCCCAAAGTCCGGTTGACATACACTGGACAGGCAATCCGGGAGCCAGCGAATCGGATGAAATACCCAGTGAACCGGCTATAGGTTCCGGATCCAAAACAGGACCATATACAGGTGCCGGTTGCCGTATAAAAAGGAAACCCGTGTTAGAATCCATCATAAAAGGAAGCAATCCGCCGGGTGTTTCCACGCTTCCCTTGGAAGATTTCAATGCACCGCTGTCTTTCAGCCAGGTCAATGCCGCCAGGGTTGCATGCCCACAAGCCGGAACCTCCATGTCCGGCGTAAAATATCTGAATCTATAATTTGCTTTATGGGATGGGTGGATAAAAACTGTTTCGGAATATCCTGCAAGACGGGCAATATCCTGCATCTGACCTGAATTCAAATCTGCATCTTGCCAGAAAATTCCTGCAGGATTTCCTCCTTCGAAAGAAGCAGTAAAAGCTGAATAAACCAGGAGCCGGATATTCATTTTCTTTTTAAACTGGTATTGAGAAATCGGCGAAATGTTTGTTTCTCAGATGTAGTCCGTGGAAAATATCCTTCTTTGACTGAACGGACATCACTGATGGAGACGAAGGCGGCCGGATTGTATCTCCGGATAAGATCCAATATCATATCCTGATCTTTGCGCTTGATGATGGAAAAAATCAGCCGCACGTGTCCTTTCATGCCTTTGGCCGCCAGACTGGTAGTACCGATATGCCGTTTCTGGATTTCTGCCACCAGGTCATCGGCATCCTGCTGGGTAATAATCCGGATCGCCACCATACCCATGGCCAGGCGCTCTTCCAGGATCATTCCGATATAATTCCCCAGGGCAAATCCTGAAGCGTAAGCCACATAATTAACCCAGTTGGATAAATTCTGGATGATCTGACTGATAGCCACCAACCAAATGAGGACTTCAAAAAAGCCCAGAAGTGGTGCCAGCACTTTCATTCCCCGGGATACCAGAATTATCCGTAAAGTCCCGATAGAAACATCACATATCCGGGCAACAATGATGGCTATGGGTAGAAAAATGTACATGGTGAGAAACTGATGTTGTGCAAAAAATTCTGACATTACATACCTCCATCAAAACTTAGGCATCTTTTAAAAAAGATAAAACTAAACTTTATTTTTAAATTTCACGATGCAATCTTATGGAATATGCAAAGAATATACTCGAAAACCCCTGGGACTTACACTAAATTAAGTCAATAACCGTGAGGTATGATCCAATGATGAAAGATCAGGGAGATCAGGATACCGGTGTGATGATTCCTGTGTACCGCTTTACCAATGAGATTGAAGCCCAGATACTGGATGATGTGTTGAAAGAAGAGGGGATTCCCCACCGTATCCGCTCTTTCCATGATTCAGCTTACAACGGGATATTTCAGATGCAAAAAGGGTGGGGACAATTGGAAGCACCCGAATCCTATAAAGAAAAGATATGTGAATTGGCTGAACAGGTTTTAAACCAGGATTCAGATAAGGTGTAAAAATGTTACATCAAAATATGTGTGACTGTCAGGTATATGTGAATTCAGGAGATGATATATGAAAATTCTCATTGTGTATGCCACAACCCATGGGACAACGGCAAAAGCCGTAGATTTGTTATCCCGTCAGTTGGAAAACCATGAAGTCCGGTCTGTGAATATCAAAAAGGAAACACCACCGGCTCCAGAAAACGTTGAAGTTATCATTGTAGGAGGATCCATCCATGCCGGCCGGATTCAGGGGAAAATCAAAAAATATCTTGCCCAATATCAATCTGTGATTCTCCAAAAGAAGCTTGGATTGTTTATCTGCTGTATGGAGAAAGACCACAAAGCCCGGGATGAATTTGAAGCCGTGTATCCCGAGACACTGAAAAAACATGCCATCGCTCACGGTTGTTTCGGAGGGGAATTCCTTATGGATAAAATGAATTTTCTCCAGCGGGCGATTATCAAAAAAATTTCTGGCGTGGATAAAACCGTTTCTCAAATTGATTTTGAAGCAATTCAGAATTTTGCGGAGAGGATAAAGAAGGAATCCTGATTTTATCAATTCGTAAAAAGTTCAAAGGGCTTTGAGATGATAAAAATAATTATGGTTATTATGTTTTTTATTCAGATATTGCCTGGTTCTCTTTTGGGAATGCATAAAAACGATGCGATTGCTTCTGAAAAAAAAGATTCGTTGGATAAAAAAAAGTATGGGGTAGAAATAAACATGGCGGGTCTTTTAATGTCTACAAGTGGCGACATCTGGATAACTGGGACATTTACACGTTTTAATGTAACAAATTTTCTTGAAATAGCGTTTCCTTATCAATATATAAATGAAACAGAAACAAAATATCAAGCTGTCATTTTTGACGTTCAACCCCGTTTTTACCTGAAAGAGAAACAGGAAGGCATCTATCTAAGTGTCAATTTCCGGTATGCTAATGAGTATGGTAAAGGACAATTATCCAATCGCATGCGCAGCATCAACAGATATGGACCGGCTTTTGGTGTGGGAGCCCGTTATTTTTCTGAGTATGGCCTTTATTGGGGATGGAGTTTTTATGTTGGGATTTATGTGCTTGATAGATATGAAGAGCTGGAGAAGGATGAAATTGGTTTAACCCGTGATCGTTATGGAAACATTGAATTGTTAAAATTTGGATTCTACTTTTAATACAAACTTTTTTAATAGTGAAATAAGTTTAGCCTGCATGAAAACCGAGGTGACTTATGAAGAAAACCACAAATCATGTGATCATAGAAATTTTTCAGGGGGATATAGCCGCTCAAAAAGATATAGATGCTGTTGTTAATGCAGCCAATGCCCAATTGATGCCGGGAAGCGGTGTAGCAGGAGCGATTCACCGTGCCGCTGGGCCAAAGCTTGCTGAGGCTTGCAAGCCACTAGCTCCAATCCTACCGGGAGAAGCTGTCATAACACCAGCCTTTAACCTTCCGAATAAGTTTGTGATCCATTGTCTGGGACCGGTATACGGTGTGGATAAACAAGAGGATGAACTGCTTTCACGATGTTACCTGAATGCTTTAAAACTGGGAGAAGAAAAGCATATCCGTTCCATTGCCTTTCCGGCGATTTCTACGGGAGCTTTTGGTTATCCTGTTGATGATGCTGCAGACGTGGCTCTCCATTGTGTACAACAATTGCTTCCTGGTTTACACAGCATCCGGCTGATTCGCTTTGTGCTTTATAGCCCGGGCAATCTCAAGATTTATAAGGAGAAAGCAGGGGATATTTTATGATACACTATTCCGGAAGCTATACAGACTTACTTTAAACTCACTTCCCAGGGTGGATGTGCTGTTTATACCGGACTTGAAACACGCCTTGAGGCTATGCTACCCGGGCTGCCATGATCGGTAGCTTTAAGGCAAGCTGCATCGTTAAAGCCATCCTGGATTTTGATATTCTCATCTCAAAAACCATAACTAACTGTTTTCACATTCTGCATGAGTCAACTTAACTTCAGATGATGTAGGATTTGTTTATCCACAGGAATGTCCGGAACGATATCCATGATAACCTGATGTACAACGTGTGTCTTTAAAAATGATTCCGGCAGTTTGACGGCATCTTTTTGAGTCGTAATAAAGATTTTACAACCTGTTTGTATCAGCCGTTTGAGTTTGGATGGTGTATAGACAACATGATCCTTGAACGGGATAAATGATCGGGGATGGATATTCAGCATGTGGAAGGTTTCCTGAAAACGGTCCGGACGGGCAATGCCACAGAAAGCACAGATCGGGCCTGTTTGCAGGACAGGGTTATCCAGGGTAAATGTAAATTTGTACGGAATGACGGTAGCCTGTGAAGATAGAAAATTAGACACTTCCTGTATGGCACCGGTTTCCAGAAAAATAAAATCTGCTTCTTCCAGTCGGCTTAAAGAATCTCTCAGATCCCCAAAAGGAAAATATGAAGCGTTCTTTCCTTTAAAATCCTTCTTAAAAATGAGGATATCTATATCACGATGCAGACGACGGTGCTGAAAGCCATCATCCAAAACAATCACGTGGGGTTGATATCTTTGTTCAAGAAAACGGGCACCGGTATAGCGGTCTGCACTCACAACCACAGGGACATGGGGTAAGAGGCTTTTCAGCATCACCGGTTCATCTCCGAAATGCTGTGCGTCTTTGGAAAGATTTCCGGAAAGATGCACTTCCTGCATCCCTTGGGATTGCCTGCCATAACCCCGGCTGAGAATGGCCGGTGAAACTCCCTGGGATATCAATAGCTTGGCGATAAAGTGTGTGAGGGGGGATTTGCCGGCACCACCCAGGGTCAGGCTCCCTGTGGATAAGATGGAGGTATCAATCCGCCTGATCTTTTTTTTTCCGGAGTCAAAGATCCGGTGTCGATGGCGAATATATGTTTCAACCAGTCGTGAATAAAGATTCATGTCCGGATATCCTGTACCATAAGCTCTACAATTTTATCGCTGCTGTGTACCACCCGGAGTTGATGGATTTGTTTTTCTATTTGCACCCGTTTGATGGTTCGCTGGGAAAAGGTCAGCATTTGTGCCTGTATTTCCCGGGCCAGGCGTTCAGCTGTGAATTCATGCTGTAAAAGTTCCGGCACCAGGGATTGACCTGCCAGAATATTGATCATCCCGATGAACCGCATTTTGGTCAGCCGCCGTCCCAAATGATAGGTGAGTCCTGCTGCTTTGTAGAAAATAACCATGGGCTTGTTGTGAATGGCTGCCTGTAAACTGGCGGTTCCGGAGCAGACGGCAATGACACTGGAATTGGCTATGAGTTTATTCACATCGCCGGTATACACGGGAATGTGAAAATCCCCGCATAAATCCCGCCAGAAACTGTCATCAATGGAGGGTGCTTTGGAGATGACAAACTGCCATGTGGGAAATTTTTCCCTGAGAATTTTCACTGTATCCTTCAGAATGGGAATGTGCCGGATCAGTTCCTGCTTCCGGCTCCCGGGCAGAATGCTGATGAGGGGAAGGGTGGAATCTACCGGCAGGTGTAAATCTTCCAGCAGAGGATATTCGGTGGATAAAATCCGGTTTGCCAGGGGATGCCCGACAAAGGTTGTTTTTATGCCAAATTGACTGAAATAGCGTTCCTCAAAGGGGAAGATGGTAAAAAGATGGGTCACGTACTTTTTGATTTGTTTGTTTCGTTTTGCTTTCCAGGCCCAGGTTTGGGGCGCGATATAGTAGAAAACCGGAATTTTTCGTCTATGGGCCCATTTGGCGATTTTTAAATTAAAACCGGGGTAATCAATCAGAAGGATACCCTCCGGTTTGCGGGTACGGATGGCATTTTTTACGGTTTTGAACATGGTACGGATAAAGGGGATATTTATGAGAATTTCATAAAATCCCATAAATCCTGTGTCCCTGGAGTGAAATAAGAGCT
This window of the Candidatus Neomarinimicrobiota bacterium genome carries:
- the nagA_1 gene encoding N-acetylglucosamine-6-phosphate deacetylase translates to MIIRNVRVFHEENPVHVRLESGMVMDVYPADPAVKEGMDGHGYFLVSGFTDLHVHGAGGADFSCGEAEKVIQADAMLTRLGTTSYLATTFYLPDGPNDHLNILRDLFHSGRCPGMKGIHLEGPFIAPEKRGGILPDRIAPYKRSILEDITNTCGDALKMMTIAPEIDETESIIRDMKSRDIIASFGHSNANAEETRQALEMGVDHVTHICNAMRPIHHRETGPIPEIVNSGATVQIISDGVHLAPRMVRFLASLLGYSRCVCITDGMLSTGLPDGEYVYQGKAFRAKNGEARFIHDDGLIGTNLSVREIAARFMHFTACSLEDAVRTVTENPCRVLGTHPFHDCVQPGSVADLLLVDQDLNLHHVWKDGNLVV
- a CDS encoding macro domain-containing protein — encoded protein: MKKTTNHVIIEIFQGDIAAQKDIDAVVNAANAQLMPGSGVAGAIHRAAGPKLAEACKPLAPILPGEAVITPAFNLPNKFVIHCLGPVYGVDKQEDELLSRCYLNALKLGEEKHIRSIAFPAISTGAFGYPVDDAADVALHCVQQLLPGLHSIRLIRFVLYSPGNLKIYKEKAGDIL
- a CDS encoding PhzF family phenazine biosynthesis protein — its product is MNIRLLVYSAFTASFEGGNPAGIFWQDADLNSGQMQDIARLAGYSETVFIHPSHKANYRFRYFTPDMEVPACGHATLAALTWLKDSGALKSSKGSVETPGGLLPFMMDSNTGFLFIRQPAPVYGPVLDPEPIAGSLGISSDSLAPGLPVQCMSTGLWDIMVPVKDETILMKLKPDMAKIQKISHESSATGYHVFSPANHQYAAYCRNFAPAAGIPEESATGTASGALGAYLIKHGSINSSHMIFRQGDALNRPSEIHVRIENHNRPYLHIWVGGQAISLGKKSLTI
- a CDS encoding carboxymuconolactone decarboxylase family protein — its product is MVHSYPELNEQVRKLMEKYGKESPKVMQAFVQLHESSFADGALSAKIKELIALAIGISVRCDGCISYHVHDALEAGASREEIVETIGVAILMGGGPAVVYGSQALKALNEFEEKGLNT
- the lpxB gene encoding lipid-A-disaccharide synthase; its protein translation is MTKNTKALKDIRSFCIIAGDHSADEPGSRIIRALKDAYPECSVFGIGGNQIAAAGTELLFHSRDTGFMGFYEILINIPFIRTMFKTVKNAIRTRKPEGILLIDYPGFNLKIAKWAHRRKIPVFYYIAPQTWAWKAKRNKQIKKYVTHLFTIFPFEERYFSQFGIKTTFVGHPLANRILSTEYPLLEDLHLPVDSTLPLISILPGSRKQELIRHIPILKDTVKILREKFPTWQFVISKAPSIDDSFWRDLCGDFHIPVYTGDVNKLIANSSVIAVCSGTASLQAAIHNKPMVIFYKAAGLTYHLGRRLTKMRFIGMINILAGQSLVPELLQHEFTAERLAREIQAQMLTFSQRTIKRVQIEKQIHQLRVVHSSDKIVELMVQDIRT
- the lpxK gene encoding tetraacyldisaccharide 4'-kinase; translation: MNLYSRLVETYIRHRHRIFDSGKKKIRRIDTSILSTGSLTLGGAGKSPLTHFIAKLLISQGVSPAILSRGYGRQSQGMQEVHLSGNLSKDAQHFGDEPVMLKSLLPHVPVVVSADRYTGARFLEQRYQPHVIVLDDGFQHRRLHRDIDILIFKKDFKGKNASYFPFGDLRDSLSRLEEADFIFLETGAIQEVSNFLSSQATVIPYKFTFTLDNPVLQTGPICAFCGIARPDRFQETFHMLNIHPRSFIPFKDHVVYTPSKLKRLIQTGCKIFITTQKDAVKLPESFLKTHVVHQVIMDIVPDIPVDKQILHHLKLS
- a CDS encoding DUF2179 domain-containing protein; protein product: MSEFFAQHQFLTMYIFLPIAIIVARICDVSIGTLRIILVSRGMKVLAPLLGFFEVLIWLVAISQIIQNLSNWVNYVAYASGFALGNYIGMILEERLAMGMVAIRIITQQDADDLVAEIQKRHIGTTSLAAKGMKGHVRLIFSIIKRKDQDMILDLIRRYNPAAFVSISDVRSVKEGYFPRTTSEKQTFRRFLNTSLKRK
- a CDS encoding flavodoxin domain-containing protein produces the protein MKILIVYATTHGTTAKAVDLLSRQLENHEVRSVNIKKETPPAPENVEVIIVGGSIHAGRIQGKIKKYLAQYQSVILQKKLGLFICCMEKDHKARDEFEAVYPETLKKHAIAHGCFGGEFLMDKMNFLQRAIIKKISGVDKTVSQIDFEAIQNFAERIKKES